The genomic DNA tttgataacccaactttttattatatattattattattattaaaagtaaaatctaatcaatttaataaagtGTTACTAAATTGGGGGGcataaattcaaaatgagtTGAAGCTGACCACACACGCACACAGTTACACATACTCTCTCTTTCAGATATCACTTTGAATGCTTCTTCTCAAAGGAGATTTATAGTCCGAGAATTACGTTAACGCAGGCTTTTCTTCTCTTTCATTGCTAGATCTCAGTTCTTTTCTTCTCACCGGAGAACGACTCGGATCGATCGAAGACGACAATATGTTCGACGGATTGCTAGGCCGAGGATTTAGCTCCAAGTGGTTTGTAACGCTAAATCTCTAATCAGATTCTCTTCTCTCTTTCACTGTTCACTACTGTTCCTTTTTGTTTATACTCGTCGTGTTCGCTCGCTCGTTCGCAGTAAATTGTTGATTAAGCCGACGAGAACTCGAATCGATGTGCTACGTAAGAGGCAGGAGGCAACACAGAGGTTTCTCAAGGGAAACCTTGCGCAACTTCTAGCTAACGGACTCGACATTAACGCTTATGGAAGAGTAAGGTTTTATTTGTCGTTATCTTGTTATATAACTTTAGGTTTAAGCAATTGATTCATTTGTACGAGAAATCGtttaagttttcttttctttttgcgATGAATACACATTAATACAGACTGAAGAATTTATTGCTGGACAAAATGTCTTGTCGTGTTATGATTTTATCGAACGGTGTTGTGAATACATTTTGAAGCAACTTTCTCTCATGCAAAAGCAAAGGTAATTTGTCATCTTCTTAACATATAGTGTTCTTCAATCAGTAGAATTTCAGGATTGTTTGTTTAAATTACTCTGAATTCTGAAACAATTTGAACAATTAGATCTGTTATGAACAGATCAGCttaatgtatgtatgtatgtccAGGGAATGCCCTGAAGAATGTAGAGAATCGATAGGATCATTGATGTTTGCTGCAGCAAGGTTTCCTGATATGCCTGAATTACGTGACCTAAGAGATCTATTTCAGGAGCGATATGGAACGGGATTGGAACACTTTGTTAATCACGATGTGAGTATTTGGATATCAGAAACTTGATTGATGATCATAATCTCATTATAATTTATCTGTAGTTTGTAGAGAAAATAGCATCAAAATCCTCTACAACAGAGAAAAAACTACAGTTTCTTCAAGGCATAGCTTTAGAGTTCTCTATAAAATGGGACTGCAGAGATTTCCAAAGAAGCAAGCTTGATCCATCAACATCTTCTAGGGTAAATCATTACCTGTTTGTTTCTACTTTCTACATGTTTTGTTTAGTTTTTGAATCCAACTATTATTCTTGTACACTATATTTGCAGGACCAACCTAAAAGATCAAATGGTAAAGACACCATCTCGAATCcagagaagatcatcaatgctCGTAAAGAGTACAATCATCTCAATCACGACAGAAATGGAATTGATGGAGCAAAAAACAAGAATGTCTTGAAGAAAGAAGCAGATAAGCCAGAcaattatcatcatcatcatcatcacagTAATGCACTACCCCCACCTTACGTAAAACCAATAGAAAACAAGCACATTGATGCCCCTGAACCTGAGAAATTGATGAATCGTCGTTATCGTGAAAAAGGTTTGACTTATTACGACGAAGTTCCTTTGCCAAAACCTAGATCAATGAGGAAGAAACACAGCAGTCAAAATTGTGAAGAAGATGCTAATAATGTAAGCTCAAGCAGAAGCAGGAGAAAGGATACTAATAATAGTTCAGGAAGAGGGTTACAAATATTGTTCGAGGATGAACATCAACAGAAGGATGAAGAAGAACGAGTGATCGATAAATTACTGTTGCATTACAGCAGTAAACCATCCAATTTTGATCCAGAAAAATTGATAAGAAAGCCCAATAATGCTGAAACTCGAAATAATAATCCTGCATTAATTCCTCCTCCAGCCACGAGATCAATTTCACTCCCACGCGAAAAAACTACTAGTGGAGTAGAGCCGGTTAAAGTTTATGCGCGAGCAAATTCCATTCAACCAGCAAAACATGTTCACCCCAAGTTACCCGATTACGATGATTTGGCTGCACGATTTGCAGCTCTTAAAGACAATAAAAGGtgaacaattttttattttttttcagtttATGCAAATATCAAATATGCTATTAAGTGTGTGAATTGCTTCAACTCAATTTCTTGGCTAAAGTTTGAGCTGTGTAATATCTATAATGCCTCCATCTCGTTTAATTCGCTTTTATGTTTTTGAAGTATATAGTAGGGTTGATCGTGGATCGGAATAAGTggttttttttagataaatttgaaTTCGGTCTTACTACTCTATTATGGATGTATCATATATTCAGTCGGGGTTGATAATGTTTTTTGAATATTGATCATatgttttcaataatttatatttgaaaatatttaatcaaacaaaattaactataaaaatactaatataacAACAATTTCAAGTAATTTTTTCATATGATTAGTTTGATTACTTGAATATAATGTATATCTAATCTTAATATTAGAgttttattatatcaaaactCATATTTGACTATTCAAGTGTTTTTGGATTCTAATTGAATAAactcaatttaaattatgatcCCATACTATATAAAGTATTTGGGTGGTGATGgatttttcttctttctatcCATATCCCTTTCAATAGTGTAGGTAggaatcttttatttattagtttattaattcTCCACATAAaatcaacataaaaaaattaatttttttctatggTCCCTTACATTACTCCCCTCGAGAAAAGAGGATAGGCCGATAGCGAAACCCTAGATAAGCATATCCGCAATTTCATTAAGATTCATTCAGTCAAACGATTAATACATTAATGACTTAGTTTGATTCGgtttataaatttgaagaaGTCGCAATTGCGTATAATtctaatgaaataattatagtttataaataaaatcaagcaCTAACAAACATATTCTTAGATAACAAGAAGAAATTACTAGAATCAACCTAACCCTTGaggttatattatttttaaaactaaataaaatatattattatgtatatcaCTCTATAGTTAATAATGCATgcaatatttatttagaagtaattatatatatatattaagaaaagaaaagaaaagaaaaatataatgatatttcTAAATTAGTGAatagaaattaaagaaatatatttgatcTGACAAATCAGGGTGTCCATATAAAGATATCCATTGGGGGAatctttttcttataaaaaataaaaaataaaatctttctctctctagaaatgGCCTCTAATGGTACTATGATATCGCCGGAGAAGGTGCCGGAGACGAACGCAATGATATCGCCGAGGAGTGGAGGTGGACAGTGCCTTTGCTCGCCGACGACTCATCAGGGATCTTTCCGATGCCGGTTTCACCGGTCGGGATCTAGTAACGACATGTTCAAGAGATCCAAATCGATGACTGCCAATAACGACGGCGCCGGTTCCGATTGCCGGAAATAGTAGTAATCAGATAATATATCCATCAGTTTCTATAATTTAAGCAAACAAACTCTGTGCATGTTAATTGGCTGTTTATTTtcatcatatataaataaatattattaacatatgttctcaaattacatttttattttatttacccGGATTTAATCTTTGATGAAACTTTGATCTTTAGATAATACTATGGTAAGTTGtgtttatacaatatttttcacttttaagtggttattataaatatatatggtaTAAAATATTCAATCAAATTCATGTACTTTTATATCTAGTGGATATAATAGACCAAAATGTTACAATTTTCTTCCTGTCAAAAAAATGTTACTagtttttcttaattagaaaataaatattttttaagtatgtgtttgatttagttttgttatttaataaaattgtcaAATATTAATGATATAGATTTTTCTTTGTTAGGAATAGATTTTGAGTTGTGAATATTGaggtattatttttatttatttattattattgggtaagaagttaacatgttaccttcattttaatttataaaagagGGCTTTTAATcgtattatataaaaaattattataaaaattgtaattttttgaagtttaatgaaaaaaagaaataccaaatctaaaaaagaaaaataagggATAAAAGGAAAACATATAAACCACTCACTAACCATGATTTTTGTACAAACCGTCCATGAATTCTCATCCATTGGctgaattatatatttaaatttttttaatttttttttaattaaagagaactAGTAGACACCCCACCTCCGATGAAATCAAACTCGTGGCATCTTGCTTTCTTAAATCGATTTTTATCAGTTAGCTACcttgttatataaaaatttataggttttcaatgaattaatgaattgaattatGAGGAGTAATTGATGACTTAGCTTTGGGGAAAACTTAGAAGGATGATTTTTAACAAATTGTTGAAATAAGTATTTGGATtcagaatattttaatatatatatatatatattattctcatataagtacaaatttatattccattttcaatttgaaatatattgaaCTATTTAGTACCATATTTTATGAGCTTGATACATATTCactcacattttttatttgaaaattgatacCTGagctgaaaaaaaaaacattatagtTTGATCATATATAGACAAGAAATGGTTCCTCATCTTTGATTGTTTCTTAGGACCACAAGGGTTAgaaacttttcatttttattaccaTTGCATCCATCGAAATAAAAGCGATTTCTTTTCAAGTTTACTAGAGTTCAATCCATATCGGCCTCATTTTCTTTTGGCTTTtcttatgtttgattttggccttgtttttattattgaatcACTCATAATTATTTGTCTATagtctttaaataaatttattttttggtcTTTAGTAACACAATAAT from Impatiens glandulifera chromosome 9, dImpGla2.1, whole genome shotgun sequence includes the following:
- the LOC124915442 gene encoding uncharacterized protein LOC124915442; translated protein: MFDGLLGRGFSSKCKLLIKPTRTRIDVLRKRQEATQRFLKGNLAQLLANGLDINAYGRTEEFIAGQNVLSCYDFIERCCEYILKQLSLMQKQRECPEECRESIGSLMFAAARFPDMPELRDLRDLFQERYGTGLEHFVNHDFVEKIASKSSTTEKKLQFLQGIALEFSIKWDCRDFQRSKLDPSTSSRDQPKRSNGKDTISNPEKIINARKEYNHLNHDRNGIDGAKNKNVLKKEADKPDNYHHHHHHSNALPPPYVKPIENKHIDAPEPEKLMNRRYREKGLTYYDEVPLPKPRSMRKKHSSQNCEEDANNVSSSRSRRKDTNNSSGRGLQILFEDEHQQKDEEERVIDKLLLHYSSKPSNFDPEKLIRKPNNAETRNNNPALIPPPATRSISLPREKTTSGVEPVKVYARANSIQPAKHVHPKLPDYDDLAARFAALKDNKR